The following coding sequences are from one Methanococcoides orientis window:
- a CDS encoding HAD family hydrolase codes for MQKSIAAVFDSAGTLLHMYRVAKDINSGKTITGVESTALVAQRKGRALIVLHTEPAVILSVDRNMRVIDFIEDHGVAIDISCASIPFSLDEAYDIIKDSNIKIGDILQVVDAVKVHCPKIFYVAAGIIVDRNDHTVPYVLSTGGRMFHDTKGTIDQLKARGVDVYIASGDSRRNLKQLAGCIDIPMERVYDIATTREKARIVLDLKEKYDRVLMVGDGMNDILALRAADIGVVTLQQGDERPEKLERSADVVIRDIREVLDIVDSL; via the coding sequence AGGATATTAACAGCGGGAAAACGATCACAGGTGTGGAAAGTACTGCTCTTGTAGCTCAGCGCAAGGGTCGTGCACTGATAGTGCTTCATACAGAGCCGGCTGTGATCCTTAGTGTTGACCGCAACATGCGCGTTATTGATTTCATTGAAGATCATGGGGTAGCTATCGATATAAGTTGTGCAAGTATTCCTTTTTCTTTGGACGAGGCTTATGATATAATCAAGGATAGCAATATTAAGATAGGTGATATCCTTCAGGTGGTCGATGCGGTGAAGGTCCATTGCCCTAAAATATTCTATGTGGCAGCAGGCATAATCGTTGATAGAAATGATCACACTGTTCCATATGTCCTAAGTACAGGAGGCCGAATGTTCCATGATACTAAGGGTACCATCGATCAATTGAAAGCACGCGGGGTGGATGTTTATATTGCATCAGGTGACAGCAGACGAAATCTCAAGCAGCTTGCAGGATGCATCGATATACCTATGGAAAGGGTGTACGATATTGCCACTACCCGCGAAAAGGCACGTATAGTTCTTGACCTGAAAGAGAAATATGACCGTGTTTTGATGGTTGGCGATGGTATGAATGATATCCTTGCCTTGAGGGCTGCGGATATTGGCGTTGTAACGCTTCAACAGGGGGATGAACGCCCCGAAAAACTGGAGAGATCTGCAGATGTGGTGATCAGGGATATCAGGGAAGTTCTGGACATCGTTGATTCTCTGTAA
- the atwA gene encoding methyl coenzyme M reductase system, component A2, which produces MSLFIEVKDLTISYDGVNVLKNINLNINEGEVIGILGRSGAGKTILMHALRGAEEYENISGSIIYHLARCDKCDHIDPPSKVGETCRHCKGDVMKAFDADFVALSLHAHERKNVSKRIAIMLQRTFALYGDDQVVANVMNSLTEIGYTGNDAMSRAMELLEDVRLSHRMMHVARDLSGGEKQRVVLARQLVRNPMLLLADEPTGTLDPRTADVVHDVIERAVKAYNMTMVITSHWSDVIEELADKAIILDDGEVVMEGDPHEVATEFMKMVSHIEKNENIVLGEPIIDVKNLVKKYISVTRGVVHAVNDVSFEVKEGEIFGLAGTSGAGKTTTSEILMGIVQPTKGDIRVRVGDEWIDMTIPGPDNRGRATKYMGILHQEYGLYTHRSIIDNLTESIGIDLPYELAVRKAIKTLIATGFSEEKAKSILPKMADDISEGERHRVALAQILMKEPNIIVMDEPTGTMDPITKIEVTRSILKARDEMGDTFVIVSHDMDFLQEACDRVALMRDAKIVAVGEPNDVLSQLTEEERLLVAQEA; this is translated from the coding sequence ATGTCATTGTTCATTGAGGTCAAAGACCTGACTATATCTTATGATGGTGTTAATGTTCTGAAAAACATTAATCTTAACATCAATGAAGGTGAGGTCATTGGAATTTTGGGTCGAAGTGGCGCAGGAAAAACCATCCTGATGCACGCTTTGAGGGGAGCCGAAGAATATGAGAATATCTCTGGTTCGATCATCTATCATTTGGCAAGATGTGATAAATGTGATCATATCGATCCGCCAAGCAAGGTAGGTGAAACATGCCGTCACTGTAAGGGTGACGTGATGAAAGCATTTGATGCGGACTTTGTTGCATTGTCCCTTCATGCTCACGAACGCAAAAACGTTTCCAAACGGATCGCAATCATGCTCCAGCGTACGTTCGCACTGTATGGTGATGACCAGGTAGTTGCAAATGTCATGAACTCTCTTACTGAGATCGGTTACACTGGTAATGATGCTATGTCAAGGGCAATGGAGCTTCTTGAGGATGTACGATTGTCCCATCGTATGATGCATGTTGCACGTGACTTAAGCGGTGGGGAAAAACAGAGGGTAGTTCTTGCAAGACAACTTGTAAGAAATCCAATGCTGCTTCTTGCTGATGAACCTACAGGTACCCTTGACCCAAGGACTGCAGATGTTGTCCACGATGTCATCGAAAGGGCTGTTAAGGCTTACAACATGACCATGGTAATTACATCTCATTGGTCCGATGTTATCGAGGAGCTTGCAGACAAGGCCATCATCCTCGACGATGGCGAGGTCGTCATGGAGGGTGATCCCCATGAGGTCGCAACTGAGTTCATGAAGATGGTATCACACATTGAAAAGAACGAAAATATCGTTCTTGGTGAACCTATTATCGATGTAAAGAACCTTGTTAAGAAATACATCTCTGTTACCAGGGGTGTCGTACATGCTGTCAATGATGTTTCCTTTGAAGTAAAGGAAGGAGAGATCTTTGGTCTTGCAGGTACCAGTGGTGCAGGGAAGACAACAACCTCTGAGATCCTCATGGGTATCGTGCAACCTACAAAAGGAGATATTCGCGTGCGTGTGGGTGATGAATGGATCGATATGACAATTCCGGGTCCTGACAACAGGGGTCGGGCTACCAAATACATGGGTATCCTGCATCAGGAATATGGACTTTACACTCACAGAAGCATTATTGATAACCTGACAGAGTCTATCGGCATCGATCTTCCTTACGAGCTTGCAGTTCGCAAGGCAATAAAAACACTAATTGCTACCGGTTTCTCTGAAGAGAAGGCAAAGTCTATCCTGCCAAAGATGGCTGATGACATTAGTGAGGGTGAGAGGCACAGGGTTGCTCTTGCACAGATCCTTATGAAAGAGCCAAACATCATTGTGATGGACGAACCTACCGGTACAATGGATCCTATCACTAAGATAGAGGTTACAAGGTCCATTCTTAAGGCACGTGATGAGATGGGTGACACATTTGTTATCGTTTCACATGACATGGATTTCCTGCAGGAAGCATGTGACCGCGTTGCCCTAATGAGGGATGCTAAGATAGTAGCTGTTGGCGAACCTAATGATGTTCTTTCCCAGCTTACCGAGGAAGAACGCTTACTTGTTGCGCAGGAAGCATAA
- the mmp3 gene encoding methyl-coenzyme M reductase-associated protein Mmp3, with the protein MSSLYYVVEAIILSGKISVEVNNNQVALPPGSTLGDAIKASQAPYRKGTAIGILKKDEGRKSGAIIDYVVKTSKGDFRIELEGDSASADVWAEHFNEYEGTKVRWDSRDALAFGPFKADIVPTHSLLSLNKYDVVFGAGGLDPDNTHMIIALEDHSSEYGTPEDGIFGKVVSGINILSELGSGDSIIGIEPALEWEETGEHVCTTDLNTVIEEGFRIFTYIEVEIDPEAPEGAEHFFALTRDGTFDVGFVSSSFISDHSLHGEMCKFENFDPRTKGSVWVRTVGYGTGKMFIAKDDRPASIMHSVVGNLSHGIELVQMAESDQKLMVKTSPEPVWLLGLSFKEAEDKLSSLGIELVKQGYTEDDAVIVEQKPAHSIDVLKEGKVEVVGVPDSKLVNVELYDELAPKTLDFFRHAIDLQFKPVGALPIMMTYENTYIFKAEKSAEKYKEILPENVPQGKVAAGELGVTNQAAKRHGMVGVKLEDDDMFGPTGEKFTSTNIIGRILEPEKLKGMKDGDIMYVIEATGSDQ; encoded by the coding sequence TTGAGCTCCCTATATTATGTAGTGGAGGCGATAATCCTGAGCGGTAAGATTAGTGTTGAGGTCAATAATAATCAGGTAGCATTGCCCCCGGGTTCTACTCTGGGGGATGCTATTAAAGCATCGCAGGCTCCTTACAGGAAAGGTACCGCTATAGGTATTCTTAAGAAGGACGAAGGTCGCAAAAGCGGTGCTATAATAGATTATGTGGTGAAGACCTCGAAAGGGGACTTCAGGATCGAACTGGAAGGCGATTCAGCATCTGCCGATGTATGGGCAGAGCATTTTAATGAATATGAAGGTACAAAGGTTCGTTGGGATTCCAGGGATGCATTGGCATTTGGTCCCTTCAAAGCTGACATTGTGCCAACTCATTCTTTATTATCACTAAACAAATATGATGTTGTTTTCGGAGCAGGCGGCCTTGACCCGGATAACACTCATATGATAATTGCACTGGAGGACCATTCTTCGGAATATGGTACTCCGGAAGATGGTATTTTTGGTAAGGTCGTAAGCGGGATAAATATCCTGTCCGAGCTTGGCAGCGGTGACAGCATAATTGGCATTGAGCCTGCTCTGGAATGGGAAGAGACCGGAGAGCATGTGTGTACCACTGACCTGAATACGGTCATTGAGGAAGGTTTCAGGATATTCACTTACATAGAGGTCGAGATCGACCCGGAAGCACCTGAGGGTGCAGAACATTTCTTTGCGTTGACGCGAGATGGTACCTTCGATGTGGGATTTGTTTCAAGCTCTTTTATTTCTGATCATTCATTGCATGGCGAGATGTGCAAATTTGAGAATTTTGATCCCCGGACAAAAGGTTCGGTATGGGTCAGGACAGTGGGTTACGGGACTGGAAAGATGTTCATCGCTAAGGATGACAGGCCTGCAAGTATCATGCATTCGGTTGTAGGAAATCTTTCTCACGGAATAGAGCTTGTCCAGATGGCAGAGTCCGACCAGAAGCTGATGGTGAAAACCTCTCCTGAACCGGTCTGGCTTTTAGGCCTGTCCTTTAAGGAAGCTGAAGATAAGCTTTCATCTCTTGGCATTGAGCTTGTAAAGCAGGGTTATACTGAAGATGATGCTGTTATCGTTGAGCAGAAACCTGCACATAGTATTGATGTTCTGAAGGAAGGAAAGGTGGAAGTTGTAGGTGTTCCGGACTCAAAGCTTGTGAACGTTGAACTTTATGACGAACTTGCTCCCAAGACACTTGATTTCTTCAGGCATGCTATCGACCTTCAGTTCAAACCGGTTGGTGCACTGCCCATCATGATGACGTATGAGAATACGTACATCTTCAAGGCAGAGAAATCCGCTGAAAAATACAAGGAGATCCTGCCCGAGAACGTTCCTCAGGGAAAGGTGGCAGCAGGTGAACTTGGTGTTACTAACCAGGCAGCAAAAAGGCATGGTATGGTCGGTGTGAAGCTTGAGGACGATGACATGTTCGGTCCTACAGGTGAGAAGTTCACAAGTACGAATATCATAGGCCGTATCCTTGAGCCTGAAAAACTTAAGGGCATGAAGGACGGGGATATAATGTATGTTATTGAAGCTACAGGGAGTGATCAATGA
- a CDS encoding methanogenesis marker 6 protein — MAEAIEDNITKIVVISSDSVLPMDAAMKVYESEDAITIKETCFGTMVNGPRDAVNRVVETLRSMDRNHIFVKERGFKPGAEVRCRAGRGGGPRPGFHFLREEVSMLPMIGRALDEYDAGEPLEEKEVPQKLDVSKLKKIIDSEL, encoded by the coding sequence ATGGCTGAAGCTATTGAGGATAATATCACCAAGATCGTTGTGATAAGTTCTGACAGCGTCCTGCCAATGGACGCAGCCATGAAGGTATATGAGTCCGAGGACGCCATCACTATCAAAGAGACCTGTTTCGGGACAATGGTGAATGGTCCCAGGGATGCTGTTAACAGGGTTGTGGAAACCCTCCGCTCCATGGACCGCAATCACATATTTGTTAAGGAAAGGGGCTTTAAGCCTGGTGCGGAAGTAAGATGTCGTGCCGGAAGGGGCGGTGGCCCAAGGCCTGGTTTCCATTTCCTGAGGGAAGAGGTTAGCATGCTTCCAATGATAGGCAGGGCACTGGACGAGTATGATGCCGGTGAGCCGCTTGAAGAAAAGGAAGTTCCCCAAAAACTGGATGTATCGAAGTTGAAAAAGATCATTGATTCAGAATTATGA
- a CDS encoding methanogenesis marker 5 protein encodes MAKVIIYPTNSLILSDMVERFGHEPLAMMEKIREKITTVGVDSPPLNITPEGPKHGLKYAAVEVPAGVRGRMSIIGPLIDIAEAAIIVGDASISFGCMGCARTNELTKFLIREKDIPVLEIQYPHTEEEGKAFVYNIAEFLKALPTGGDDE; translated from the coding sequence TTGGCAAAAGTTATCATTTATCCAACAAACAGCCTTATCCTTTCCGACATGGTCGAGAGATTCGGGCATGAGCCTCTTGCTATGATGGAGAAGATACGCGAGAAGATCACTACAGTGGGTGTGGATTCTCCTCCTTTGAACATAACTCCCGAGGGACCAAAGCATGGTCTGAAATATGCAGCTGTGGAAGTTCCGGCAGGTGTCAGGGGCAGGATGTCCATCATTGGTCCGCTAATCGATATTGCGGAAGCTGCAATTATTGTCGGTGATGCGTCCATAAGCTTTGGATGCATGGGATGTGCACGTACAAATGAGCTGACGAAGTTTCTCATAAGGGAGAAGGACATTCCTGTTCTTGAAATACAATATCCTCACACGGAAGAGGAAGGAAAGGCTTTCGTGTACAATATAGCAGAGTTCCTGAAAGCCTTGCCAACCGGGGGTGATGATGAATGA
- a CDS encoding methanogenesis marker 15 protein: MSEKDQVLIALVSCGSEYAGVQKELESAASTLNAKLVYPEMDVASLDTIGMEFGLEVASPDLKLMMARAKAVVEGVAKVDGVFVTSCFRCAEAAIVRNEIRRYIFQNSGLPVISYSFTERTTAATLLTRLEALTTIARRKHLLAREHQVGITAGIDSGSTTTKAVVMKDDEIIGEGWVPTIKVLESADTALQQALDQAGLKREDLQAIGTTGYGRFLIGEHFNADLVQEEITVNSKGAVYLAGKQQGSATVIDIGGMDNKAISVQDGIPGMFTMGGICAGASGRFLEMTSKRLGVEITELGDLAVRGMEKNVEMNSYCIVFGIQSLVNSLAKGSIPEDVAAAACHSVVEQIFEQQLQEVEVKEPLILVGGSSLIAGVPKALGDLLKVDVLVPPHSQLIGAVGAALLSSGFVKG; this comes from the coding sequence ATGAGTGAAAAAGATCAGGTATTGATAGCACTTGTTTCATGTGGAAGTGAGTATGCAGGTGTCCAGAAAGAGCTGGAAAGTGCTGCAAGCACCCTGAATGCAAAGTTGGTCTACCCTGAGATGGATGTTGCATCACTTGACACAATAGGTATGGAGTTTGGGCTGGAAGTCGCAAGCCCTGACCTGAAGCTCATGATGGCAAGGGCAAAAGCAGTTGTAGAAGGCGTTGCCAAGGTGGATGGTGTGTTCGTGACATCATGTTTCCGCTGTGCAGAAGCTGCTATTGTCAGGAATGAGATCCGCAGGTATATTTTCCAGAACTCAGGGCTTCCTGTTATCAGTTATTCATTTACTGAACGTACTACGGCAGCAACTTTGCTGACCCGTCTTGAAGCACTGACCACCATTGCAAGAAGGAAGCACTTACTTGCCAGGGAACATCAGGTCGGCATCACTGCCGGAATCGATTCCGGCTCGACCACAACCAAGGCAGTTGTGATGAAGGACGATGAGATCATCGGTGAGGGCTGGGTCCCGACAATCAAGGTTCTTGAAAGTGCGGATACTGCTCTGCAGCAGGCACTGGACCAGGCAGGATTGAAGAGGGAAGATCTCCAGGCAATAGGTACTACCGGTTACGGTCGTTTCCTGATAGGTGAGCATTTCAATGCTGATCTTGTGCAGGAAGAGATCACCGTGAACTCAAAAGGCGCCGTTTATCTTGCAGGCAAGCAACAGGGCAGTGCAACTGTCATCGATATTGGCGGAATGGACAACAAGGCCATATCCGTACAGGATGGTATTCCCGGCATGTTCACAATGGGTGGTATCTGTGCCGGTGCTTCTGGTCGCTTCCTCGAGATGACCTCTAAGCGTCTTGGTGTTGAGATCACAGAACTTGGTGACCTTGCTGTGCGGGGTATGGAAAAGAACGTGGAAATGAACAGTTACTGTATCGTTTTCGGTATCCAGTCCCTTGTAAACTCCCTTGCGAAAGGTTCGATCCCTGAGGATGTAGCCGCTGCAGCTTGCCACAGTGTGGTCGAGCAGATATTTGAACAGCAGCTTCAGGAAGTGGAAGTTAAGGAACCACTCATCCTTGTAGGCGGTTCTTCGCTCATTGCAGGTGTTCCAAAAGCCCTCGGCGATCTTTTGAAGGTCGATGTGCTCGTGCCTCCACATTCACAGCTTATCGGTGCTGTGGGTGCAGCACTTCTGTCATCCGGTTTTGTAAAGGGGTGA
- a CDS encoding methanogenesis marker 17 protein, with product MEPLEIFIVETTEPSEAKAYESIMKDIISELAFVRTIGRIKVRIRPEDSLFMMAIVLRSGLPPIKAKEISSTELDRPGSKVVITVTDEKTIPQFLEKLWTQFGRANVIQPQRNLIEVISDDLEATEDSIGDIVVDDPEKSLRERLADMAIRATPEGFRIRYHSLDDGKFIFVASEDTMQQEWIDEARVMLEDLTGDDVNGSSA from the coding sequence ATGGAACCCCTTGAGATATTCATTGTAGAGACTACCGAGCCTTCTGAGGCAAAAGCATACGAAAGCATAATGAAGGATATTATCTCTGAGCTTGCTTTTGTAAGGACCATTGGTAGGATAAAAGTGAGGATAAGGCCCGAGGACTCGCTGTTCATGATGGCCATCGTCCTTCGTAGTGGTCTTCCTCCTATAAAGGCAAAGGAGATATCGTCTACCGAGCTCGACAGGCCCGGATCAAAGGTGGTAATCACTGTGACGGATGAGAAGACGATCCCTCAATTCCTGGAAAAACTATGGACACAATTTGGAAGGGCGAATGTCATACAGCCTCAGAGGAATCTGATCGAGGTGATCTCTGATGACCTGGAGGCAACTGAAGATTCAATCGGTGATATTGTTGTAGATGATCCGGAAAAGTCCCTTCGTGAAAGGCTTGCGGATATGGCAATACGTGCCACTCCTGAGGGTTTCAGGATACGTTACCATTCTCTTGATGATGGTAAGTTCATATTTGTGGCATCAGAGGATACTATGCAACAGGAATGGATAGACGAGGCCCGTGTAATGCTTGAAGATCTGACAGGAGATGATGTTAATGGCAGCAGTGCTTGA
- a CDS encoding methanogenesis marker 7 protein — translation MAAVLEPYIYEGGIHKHSLILELLEDLGGYLVQKTPASTEVTLVMLIPKKDVPLVEELCNKLLGKLTSAPLTGTEIAVVSPTLASHHLPHSACDVAEFLRRGGANTNMIGLARGMGRRVALSADYERRLINEHDVAVFSFGTFKDCIINKKPKLFEGIDIPIIVTGGPDLKTEDVPGCDIYVGGIGRVAHRMRKGPELDAMDVLNEKVGEIINLKRERISKDPLVVLPARLMKEVQEQVPDIHDVLTPAPITLQLDGMRVKLPFEEYHEAIGNIEFDEGFKLSDIADIMPSKMKNYVLIKIKRRSEVGSII, via the coding sequence ATGGCAGCAGTGCTTGAACCATATATCTATGAAGGCGGTATTCACAAACACAGTCTCATCCTTGAACTGCTGGAAGACCTTGGTGGTTATCTTGTACAAAAGACCCCTGCTTCCACAGAAGTAACCCTTGTCATGCTTATTCCGAAAAAAGATGTTCCTCTTGTGGAGGAACTTTGCAATAAATTGCTGGGGAAACTTACTTCTGCCCCTCTCACAGGTACTGAGATCGCAGTTGTATCACCTACCCTGGCTTCACATCACCTTCCACATTCAGCATGTGATGTTGCAGAATTCCTGCGTCGAGGAGGTGCAAACACCAACATGATAGGTCTTGCAAGAGGAATGGGAAGAAGGGTAGCACTTTCAGCAGACTATGAAAGGAGACTTATCAACGAGCACGATGTTGCAGTGTTCTCCTTCGGCACTTTCAAGGATTGTATCATCAACAAGAAGCCAAAGCTCTTTGAAGGGATCGACATTCCGATAATTGTTACCGGTGGACCGGACCTTAAAACAGAGGATGTTCCCGGTTGTGATATCTATGTGGGGGGTATTGGCAGGGTCGCCCACAGGATGAGGAAAGGCCCTGAACTCGATGCAATGGATGTACTTAATGAAAAGGTCGGTGAGATCATAAACCTCAAGAGGGAGAGGATCTCAAAAGATCCGCTTGTTGTGCTTCCTGCAAGGCTGATGAAGGAAGTGCAGGAGCAGGTTCCTGATATCCATGATGTTCTTACACCCGCACCAATTACACTTCAGCTCGATGGAATGAGGGTTAAATTGCCGTTTGAAGAGTATCATGAAGCTATTGGTAACATTGAGTTTGATGAAGGTTTCAAACTTTCAGATATTGCGGACATCATGCCTTCAAAGATGAAGAACTATGTTCTGATAAAGATCAAACGCAGGTCTGAGGTAGGATCAATAATTTAA
- a CDS encoding carboxymuconolactone decarboxylase family protein translates to MDFEKIREIVEKEPDEAVSEVLEGVRERYGEVPYILNFMKDMPDLLIPKVMYDNSIMREFERLDPKTIELICIGVSSAIRCDHCMKMHIRVAHRLGLTKEEIFDAVLIGGAMSNASVLAEGTRALDLEFNGSKPDCDEECDVCNIAPGNNRNGCKVDNED, encoded by the coding sequence ATGGATTTCGAAAAGATCAGGGAGATTGTGGAAAAAGAGCCTGATGAGGCAGTTTCGGAGGTATTGGAGGGTGTCAGGGAAAGATATGGTGAGGTTCCCTATATCCTGAACTTCATGAAGGATATGCCAGACCTTCTGATACCAAAAGTGATGTATGACAATTCCATCATGAGGGAGTTCGAAAGGCTTGATCCCAAGACCATCGAACTGATATGTATCGGCGTTTCTTCTGCAATTCGCTGTGATCACTGTATGAAGATGCACATTCGTGTGGCACACAGGCTCGGTCTCACAAAAGAAGAGATATTTGATGCTGTCCTGATCGGTGGCGCAATGTCCAATGCGTCTGTCCTTGCAGAAGGTACCAGAGCTCTTGATCTTGAGTTCAATGGCTCGAAACCCGACTGTGATGAGGAATGTGATGTCTGTAACATCGCTCCCGGTAATAATCGCAATGGCTGTAAGGTCGACAATGAAGATTAA
- a CDS encoding presenilin family intramembrane aspartyl protease PSH encodes MSSEKDTFRDYIPMVVMAGLILVVQSLALFLASPMEDLGMRAVENPESTANSLYYIGFILVFTFLLLMAIKRNMKWVIQLTILLAVAATVYYGFYPIFFILGFNPAMSNAIAIPLAIGLTALLYKFPEWYVIDITGIIIGAAASSIFGISFGIVPAIVLLSLLAIYDAISVYKTKHMIALAEGVMDLKLPILFVIPKKLNYSFIKDSLKAEGERDAFFMGLGDAVMPTVLVVSANVFIEHTGFISQPALGAMIGTIIGFFALSIFVMKGKPQAGLPFLNGGVILGYIAGALLSGTPILG; translated from the coding sequence GTGAGTTCTGAAAAAGACACATTCCGGGATTACATTCCAATGGTCGTAATGGCCGGATTAATACTGGTTGTACAGTCCTTAGCACTTTTCTTGGCATCCCCCATGGAAGATCTGGGAATGAGGGCTGTGGAAAATCCCGAATCTACAGCAAATTCATTGTATTATATCGGATTCATACTTGTATTCACGTTCCTTCTGCTTATGGCTATCAAAAGGAACATGAAATGGGTCATACAGCTCACAATACTTCTTGCAGTAGCAGCAACCGTCTACTATGGATTCTATCCAATATTCTTCATCCTAGGATTCAACCCGGCGATGAGCAATGCAATTGCAATTCCCCTTGCAATAGGCCTGACAGCACTGCTTTACAAGTTTCCTGAATGGTATGTCATCGACATCACAGGCATAATAATCGGAGCAGCTGCAAGTTCTATTTTTGGAATATCCTTCGGGATAGTCCCCGCCATAGTACTCCTGAGCCTGCTGGCAATATATGATGCCATTTCAGTCTACAAGACAAAACACATGATAGCTCTTGCAGAAGGGGTCATGGACCTGAAACTGCCCATTCTGTTCGTCATCCCAAAAAAGCTGAACTATTCATTCATAAAAGACAGCCTTAAAGCAGAAGGCGAGAGGGATGCATTCTTCATGGGTCTGGGCGATGCGGTCATGCCCACAGTTCTGGTCGTATCAGCAAATGTCTTCATCGAGCACACCGGATTTATCTCACAGCCTGCCCTTGGAGCAATGATAGGAACGATCATAGGTTTCTTTGCACTGAGCATCTTCGTCATGAAAGGAAAACCACAGGCAGGACTGCCATTCCTAAATGGCGGAGTTATCCTTGGATACATTGCAGGTGCTCTGCTCTCAGGAACACCGATCCTTGGATAA
- the fen gene encoding flap endonuclease-1, with protein MGTDIGDLLQKHTVEIAELSNKVVAIDAYNTLYQFLSIIRQRDGTPLKDSSGQVTSHLSGILYRFTNLIESGVKPVFVFDGKPPEFKSGTLEKRHEIREAASAKWEGAKAQGFEEEAYKYAQASSKVTKEIIEDSIRLLELMGIPYVKAPSEGEAQASYMVRKGDADLIGSQDYDSLLFGAPSVVRNLTITGKRKLPRKNLYVDVKPELISLEESLEELGVTRSQLIDIAMCIGTDYNPGLENIGPKRALKFVKEHGSIEGVLSETGKDIEDLDAKKEFFMNPPVTDDYELKWKKPDRAGIIDFLCKQHDFSEDRVNKVLDRLEANMGGGQSTLDQWF; from the coding sequence ATGGGCACGGATATTGGGGATCTGCTTCAGAAACATACTGTTGAAATAGCTGAGCTTTCAAACAAGGTCGTTGCTATTGATGCCTATAATACACTTTATCAGTTCTTGAGCATAATCAGACAACGTGACGGCACTCCTCTGAAAGATTCAAGCGGGCAGGTAACATCCCACCTTTCAGGTATCCTTTACAGGTTCACGAATCTCATTGAGAGCGGTGTCAAGCCTGTTTTTGTTTTTGATGGTAAACCTCCTGAGTTCAAATCCGGTACCCTTGAAAAGCGTCACGAGATACGCGAAGCTGCAAGTGCAAAATGGGAAGGTGCCAAAGCACAGGGATTTGAGGAAGAAGCATACAAGTATGCTCAGGCTTCATCAAAGGTCACTAAGGAGATCATTGAGGATTCGATAAGACTTCTGGAGCTAATGGGCATACCCTATGTGAAAGCACCTTCTGAAGGGGAGGCACAGGCTTCCTATATGGTACGTAAGGGGGATGCTGACCTCATTGGTTCGCAGGATTATGACTCTCTGCTCTTCGGAGCACCTTCTGTTGTACGGAACCTGACAATAACCGGTAAGAGGAAACTCCCTCGCAAGAACCTTTATGTGGATGTTAAGCCGGAGCTGATATCTCTTGAGGAAAGCCTTGAAGAACTTGGTGTGACACGTTCACAGCTCATCGATATTGCTATGTGCATAGGGACCGATTACAATCCGGGGCTTGAGAACATCGGTCCGAAAAGGGCTCTTAAATTTGTAAAAGAACACGGTAGTATCGAAGGTGTTCTGTCCGAGACCGGCAAGGATATCGAGGATCTTGATGCCAAAAAGGAGTTCTTCATGAACCCTCCGGTAACTGATGATTATGAACTTAAATGGAAAAAACCTGATCGGGCAGGGATCATTGATTTCCTTTGCAAACAGCACGATTTTTCAGAAGATAGGGTAAATAAGGTACTCGACCGCCTTGAAGCTAACATGGGTGGCGGACAGAGTACTCTTGACCAGTGGTTCTGA